One part of the Pannonibacter sp. XCT-53 genome encodes these proteins:
- a CDS encoding phytoene desaturase family protein, whose product MAAVDHIIIGSGINGLVAAAMLSARGRRVLVLEREAEPGGCMRTAEVTLPGFTHDVMAATFVLFMTSPAGSLLGPELARHGMDYCHTPHPTAVLRPDGSSLVLSTDQARNIAAFNALAAGDGDQHGRDVGGIGAEAPFLFALLGGDLWSFATARLLFGQVRRRGLRGLAAWMGEALAPARGWLETRYRSPLVQALWAPWVLHCGLTPESAYSAKMGQVIAFALEAAGAPVVRGGAGAAVHAFRRLIEARGGVLRTGADVERILVRDGRVTGVRLAGGEEIAAPSVLASVAPGQLYDRLLGRDAPARDAEAARSFRHGRGNFQLHYALDRRPEWIADGLADVALIHLTDGIDAVSRSASEAERGLFPAEPTICVGQPSALDPTRAPEGKAVLWLQVPDAPRLIKGDAAGEITGRTWDEATREAFADRIEAILARHIRDFAAIRLARRAYSPRDLEAMNINLVGGDPYGGHCGLDQFFIWRPLPHSTNGLGSVKGLIHIGASTHPGPGLGGGSGFNAARRLGA is encoded by the coding sequence ATGGCGGCCGTCGACCACATCATCATCGGTTCGGGCATCAATGGCCTGGTCGCCGCCGCGATGCTGTCCGCACGGGGCCGCCGCGTGCTCGTTCTCGAGCGCGAGGCGGAGCCAGGCGGCTGCATGCGCACGGCCGAGGTGACCCTCCCGGGCTTCACCCATGATGTGATGGCGGCCACTTTCGTGCTGTTCATGACATCCCCGGCCGGGTCCCTGCTGGGGCCGGAGCTTGCCCGCCATGGCATGGACTATTGCCACACGCCGCATCCGACCGCCGTGCTGCGGCCGGATGGCTCGTCCCTGGTGCTGTCCACCGATCAGGCCCGCAACATCGCCGCCTTCAACGCCCTGGCCGCCGGTGACGGCGATCAGCATGGCCGCGACGTCGGCGGGATTGGTGCCGAGGCGCCGTTCCTGTTCGCGCTGCTGGGGGGCGACCTGTGGTCCTTTGCCACCGCCCGCCTGCTGTTCGGTCAGGTTCGCCGGCGGGGCCTGCGCGGGCTTGCCGCCTGGATGGGCGAGGCGCTGGCCCCGGCGCGTGGCTGGCTTGAAACCCGCTACCGGAGCCCGCTGGTGCAGGCGCTGTGGGCGCCCTGGGTGCTGCACTGTGGCCTGACACCGGAGAGCGCCTATTCGGCGAAGATGGGGCAGGTGATTGCCTTTGCGCTCGAGGCTGCAGGGGCGCCTGTGGTGCGGGGCGGGGCAGGGGCTGCGGTCCATGCCTTCCGTCGACTGATCGAGGCGCGCGGCGGGGTGCTGCGCACCGGCGCGGACGTGGAGCGGATCCTGGTCCGCGACGGCCGTGTCACCGGTGTGCGGCTGGCAGGCGGTGAGGAAATTGCGGCGCCGTCCGTGCTGGCCAGCGTTGCGCCCGGCCAGCTTTACGACCGGCTTCTCGGTCGGGATGCTCCGGCCCGGGATGCGGAGGCCGCGCGCAGTTTCCGCCATGGCCGCGGCAACTTCCAGCTTCACTATGCGCTGGACCGGCGGCCCGAGTGGATCGCCGACGGTCTGGCGGATGTGGCCCTGATCCATCTGACGGACGGGATCGACGCGGTGTCCCGGTCGGCCAGCGAGGCCGAGCGCGGGCTCTTTCCGGCGGAACCGACAATCTGCGTCGGCCAGCCGTCGGCGCTTGACCCGACCCGGGCGCCCGAAGGCAAGGCGGTCCTGTGGCTGCAGGTCCCGGATGCGCCGCGGCTGATCAAGGGCGATGCGGCGGGCGAGATCACCGGCCGGACCTGGGACGAGGCCACGCGCGAGGCCTTCGCCGACCGGATCGAGGCGATCCTGGCCCGCCACATCCGCGATTTCGCGGCGATCAGGCTGGCGCGGCGGGCCTACTCGCCGCGCGATCTCGAGGCGATGAACATCAACCTCGTCGGCGGGGATCCCTACGGCGGGCACTGCGGCCTTGACCAGTTTTTCATCTGGCGGCCGCTGCCTCATTCCACCAATGGTCTTGGCAGCGTGAAAGGTCTCATCCATATCGGTGCATCGACACATCCGGGGCCGGGACTTGGCGGAGGGTCCGGCTTCAATGCGGCAAGAAGGCTCGGTGCATGA
- a CDS encoding thiamine pyrophosphate-dependent enzyme, which produces MAERSFKAEVEHLRLGEGEVFTGEGILAITKALLESGVGYVGGYQGAPISHLMDVLADAEELLSELGVRFEANANEAAAGAMLAASVHYPIRGAVTFKGSVGVNVASDALANLASSGVTGGAMIIVGEDYGEGSSIMQERSHAFAMKSQFWLLDPRPNLTSIVKMVSDGFDLSEASNTPVMLMVRIRSCHVTGSFTCRDNRPPAFTVKDAVASPRSDFARVVLPPMSFAHEQDKVKNRWPAAERFIRERKLNEFFGPAPGQDGPRLGIVVQGGMFNGVIRALQRLGLADIYGHSDIPIYVLNVTYPLLSGEFLEFCAGKDHVLVVEEGQPEFIETQLGSYLYRAGASVTLHGKGLFPLAGEYNGTVMLDAIEAFLRKVAPQTLPAAVRAPNQERPEIPDLSKTVPIRPPGFCTGCPERPIFAAMKLVEKELGKHQIAADIGCHLFASLPPFEIGGATMGYGLGPAANGAFDGGGAKRPVAIIGDGGFWHNGLSSSFTNMAFNKSDGVAIVVDNFYSAATGGQDIMSSRADNDTKSTKNPISRALKGIGISWVREIDRTYDVARMRDTIREALTTPETGPKVIVASSECMLNRQRREKPLVAKAIKAGRRVEAPKFGVDEEVCTGDHACIRLSGCPSLSLKRLDDPLRDDPVASIDQSCVGCGNCGEVADAAILCPSFYRADVVHNPGGFEAWWAGVRSAVIGWLIRRRTARRLDFGGVQS; this is translated from the coding sequence ATGGCCGAACGCAGTTTCAAGGCCGAAGTCGAGCATCTGCGCCTGGGCGAGGGCGAGGTCTTTACCGGGGAGGGCATCCTGGCCATCACCAAGGCCCTGCTGGAGTCCGGCGTCGGCTATGTCGGCGGCTACCAGGGAGCGCCGATCTCGCATCTGATGGACGTGCTGGCTGACGCGGAGGAGCTGCTCTCGGAGCTCGGCGTGCGCTTCGAGGCCAATGCCAACGAGGCCGCCGCCGGGGCGATGCTGGCTGCCTCGGTGCATTACCCGATCCGGGGAGCCGTGACCTTCAAGGGCTCCGTCGGTGTCAACGTCGCCTCGGACGCCCTGGCGAACCTCGCCTCGTCCGGCGTCACCGGCGGGGCGATGATCATCGTCGGCGAGGACTATGGCGAGGGCTCCAGCATCATGCAGGAGCGCAGCCACGCCTTTGCCATGAAGTCGCAGTTCTGGCTGCTGGATCCGCGTCCGAACCTCACTTCAATTGTAAAGATGGTATCGGATGGCTTTGATTTATCAGAAGCATCCAACACGCCCGTCATGCTCATGGTGCGCATCCGCTCGTGCCATGTGACCGGCAGCTTCACCTGCCGTGACAATCGCCCGCCGGCCTTCACGGTCAAGGACGCGGTGGCCAGTCCGCGCTCCGACTTCGCCCGCGTCGTGCTTCCGCCAATGTCCTTTGCCCATGAGCAGGACAAGGTGAAGAACCGCTGGCCGGCGGCCGAGCGCTTCATCCGCGAGCGCAAGCTGAACGAGTTCTTCGGCCCGGCACCGGGGCAGGATGGCCCGCGCCTCGGCATCGTCGTGCAGGGCGGCATGTTCAACGGCGTCATTCGCGCGTTGCAGCGGCTTGGACTGGCCGACATCTACGGCCATTCGGACATCCCGATCTATGTGCTCAACGTTACCTATCCGCTGCTCTCCGGCGAGTTCCTGGAGTTCTGCGCCGGCAAGGATCACGTCCTTGTCGTGGAGGAGGGCCAGCCGGAGTTCATCGAGACGCAGCTCGGATCCTATCTCTACCGGGCCGGCGCATCGGTGACGCTGCATGGCAAGGGGCTGTTTCCGCTGGCGGGGGAATACAACGGCACCGTCATGCTTGACGCCATCGAGGCCTTCCTGCGCAAGGTTGCGCCGCAGACCCTGCCGGCGGCCGTGCGCGCGCCCAACCAGGAACGCCCCGAGATCCCGGACCTGTCGAAGACCGTGCCGATCCGCCCGCCCGGCTTCTGCACCGGCTGCCCGGAGCGGCCGATCTTTGCCGCGATGAAGCTTGTGGAGAAGGAGCTCGGCAAGCACCAGATCGCCGCCGACATCGGCTGCCATCTGTTCGCCTCGCTGCCGCCCTTCGAGATCGGTGGCGCGACCATGGGCTATGGCCTTGGACCTGCGGCCAACGGCGCCTTTGATGGTGGGGGGGCCAAGCGCCCCGTAGCGATCATCGGCGACGGCGGCTTCTGGCACAATGGCCTGTCCTCGTCCTTCACCAACATGGCCTTCAACAAGTCGGATGGCGTTGCCATCGTTGTCGACAATTTCTATTCGGCGGCCACCGGCGGGCAGGACATCATGTCCTCGCGCGCCGACAACGACACCAAGTCGACGAAAAACCCGATCTCCCGCGCCCTGAAGGGCATCGGCATCAGCTGGGTGCGCGAGATCGACCGGACCTATGACGTGGCGCGCATGCGCGACACGATCCGCGAGGCCCTGACCACGCCGGAGACGGGGCCGAAGGTCATCGTCGCCTCGTCGGAATGCATGCTGAACCGGCAGAGGCGCGAGAAGCCGCTGGTCGCCAAGGCGATCAAGGCCGGCCGGCGTGTCGAGGCCCCGAAGTTCGGTGTCGACGAGGAGGTCTGCACCGGCGATCACGCCTGCATCCGTCTGTCGGGCTGTCCGTCGCTGTCCTTGAAGCGGCTGGACGATCCCTTGCGCGATGATCCGGTGGCCTCGATCGACCAGAGCTGTGTCGGCTGCGGCAACTGCGGCGAGGTGGCGGATGCCGCCATTCTCTGTCCGAGCTTCTACCGCGCCGACGTGGTGCACAACCCGGGTGGCTTCGAGGCCTGGTGGGCCGGCGTCCGCTCGGCCGTCATCGGCTGGCTGATCCGTCGGCGCACGGCGCGGCGGCTTGATTTTGGAGGGGTGCAATCATGA
- a CDS encoding indolepyruvate oxidoreductase subunit beta family protein, with amino-acid sequence MTMAGLLERRAADPRLGGIIKLAALAVGGQGGGVLTSWIEDVARSNGYDAQATSVAGVAQRTGATVYYVEMAPRGEGTPVFSLMPAAGDVDIMIAAEMMEAGRSIQRGFVTPDRTTLIASTHRALAVSEKMVPGDGIASSEEVMAAADIAAQRFIHADFDALAVKNGSVISASLFGALAGSGALPFPREAFEDAIRRSGKGVEGSLRAFNAGFAAAQGTLPDEVVPPPAAAPGLRGPKRQVEAYQALLDRVRRLPEAAREMAEAGLRKVVDFQDIAYGAEYLDRLDRVAAVDRPPHDLTREAAKYVANAMAYDDIIRVADAKTKAGRHDRIAREMGAKAGNLLQVTEFLHPRAEEIVSLFPARLGARWAANPDRMALLGRLFDKGKRLRSDSLTAFLQLYILGGLKGWRRRTLRHAQEMAHLAAWLDRALALTPRDYDLAVEVIRCRRLVKGYSDTHARGLSKFDKVLDGARMVEGRPDAADWTRRLREAALKDEEGKALDGALQTIRSFV; translated from the coding sequence ATGACCATGGCCGGTCTTCTCGAACGGCGCGCGGCCGATCCGCGCCTCGGCGGCATCATCAAGCTGGCGGCGCTTGCCGTCGGCGGGCAGGGCGGTGGCGTGCTCACCAGCTGGATCGAGGATGTCGCCCGCTCGAACGGCTATGACGCGCAGGCGACCAGTGTTGCCGGCGTGGCGCAGCGCACCGGCGCCACGGTCTATTATGTCGAGATGGCGCCGCGCGGCGAGGGCACGCCGGTCTTCTCGCTCATGCCGGCGGCGGGTGATGTCGACATCATGATCGCGGCCGAGATGATGGAGGCCGGCCGGTCGATCCAGCGCGGCTTCGTCACGCCGGACCGCACCACCCTCATTGCCTCCACCCACCGCGCGCTGGCCGTCAGCGAGAAGATGGTGCCGGGTGACGGCATCGCCTCCAGCGAGGAGGTGATGGCGGCGGCCGATATCGCGGCGCAGCGTTTCATCCATGCGGACTTCGACGCGCTCGCGGTCAAGAACGGATCGGTCATCTCGGCGAGCCTGTTCGGGGCGCTGGCCGGCAGCGGCGCGCTGCCGTTCCCGCGCGAGGCCTTTGAGGACGCGATCCGGCGCAGCGGCAAGGGCGTCGAGGGCTCGCTTCGCGCCTTCAACGCCGGCTTTGCCGCAGCACAGGGCACCTTGCCCGACGAGGTGGTTCCCCCTCCCGCAGCCGCACCCGGCCTCCGCGGCCCGAAGCGTCAGGTCGAGGCCTATCAGGCGCTGCTCGACCGTGTCCGTCGCCTGCCCGAGGCTGCCCGGGAGATGGCCGAAGCTGGCCTGCGCAAGGTCGTCGATTTCCAGGACATCGCCTACGGGGCCGAATATCTCGACCGGCTCGACCGCGTTGCTGCGGTTGACCGGCCGCCGCATGACCTCACCCGGGAGGCTGCGAAATACGTCGCCAATGCCATGGCCTATGACGACATCATCCGCGTTGCGGATGCCAAGACCAAGGCCGGACGTCATGACCGTATCGCGAGGGAGATGGGGGCCAAGGCCGGCAACCTGCTGCAGGTGACCGAGTTCCTGCATCCGCGCGCGGAGGAGATCGTCTCGCTGTTTCCCGCGCGCCTGGGCGCCCGCTGGGCCGCCAATCCCGACCGGATGGCGCTGCTCGGCCGGCTGTTCGACAAGGGCAAGCGGCTCCGCTCCGACAGTCTCACCGCCTTCCTGCAGCTCTACATCCTCGGCGGCCTTAAAGGCTGGCGCCGGCGCACCCTGCGCCATGCGCAGGAGATGGCGCATCTGGCGGCCTGGCTTGACCGGGCCCTGGCGCTTACCCCGCGCGACTATGACCTTGCCGTGGAGGTGATCCGCTGCCGCCGGCTGGTGAAGGGCTACTCCGACACGCACGCGCGCGGTCTCAGCAAGTTCGACAAGGTGCTGGACGGGGCCCGGATGGTCGAGGGCCGGCCGGACGCGGCCGACTGGACGCGGCGTCTGCGCGAGGCAGCGCTGAAGGACGAGGAAGGCAAGGCGCTCGACGGCGCGCTCCAGACCATCCGCAGCTTCGTCTGA
- a CDS encoding cyclase family protein, giving the protein MTAAAVLAELGNLLASGGVEVVDCTGVLGPETPLIKLPPELAKDTPPVRIHRISEYDKDGPFWAWNWLELGEHSGTHFDAPHHWITGKDYSDGYTDTLPVQKVVAPVNVLDFSAECRADPDFLLTVDHIKAWEARHGAIGAGEWVVLRSDWDARAHDEALFLNADATGPHTPGPTAEAIEYLIGKGIVGWGSQCIGTDAGQAGGMTPPFPAHNLLHKHNRYGLASLANLDKLPSKGAILIAAPLKIKNGTGSPIRALALVARG; this is encoded by the coding sequence ATGACTGCAGCGGCTGTGCTTGCGGAGCTTGGGAATTTGCTCGCCTCGGGAGGGGTTGAGGTCGTTGACTGCACGGGCGTGCTGGGACCGGAGACGCCGCTGATCAAGCTGCCGCCGGAGCTTGCCAAGGACACGCCGCCGGTGCGCATCCACCGCATCAGCGAATATGACAAGGACGGTCCGTTCTGGGCCTGGAACTGGCTGGAGCTGGGCGAGCATTCGGGCACGCATTTCGACGCGCCGCATCACTGGATCACCGGCAAGGACTATTCCGACGGCTACACCGACACGCTGCCGGTGCAGAAGGTCGTCGCTCCCGTCAACGTGCTGGACTTCTCCGCCGAATGCCGGGCTGATCCGGATTTCCTGCTGACGGTCGACCACATCAAGGCCTGGGAAGCCCGCCACGGGGCCATCGGCGCCGGGGAATGGGTGGTGCTGCGGTCCGACTGGGACGCACGGGCGCATGACGAGGCGCTGTTCCTCAACGCCGATGCCACCGGCCCGCACACGCCCGGACCCACTGCCGAGGCCATCGAGTATCTGATCGGCAAGGGCATCGTCGGCTGGGGCAGCCAGTGCATCGGCACGGATGCCGGTCAGGCCGGCGGCATGACGCCCCCGTTCCCGGCGCACAATCTCCTGCACAAGCACAACCGCTACGGTCTGGCGAGCCTTGCCAACCTCGACAAGCTGCCGTCGAAGGGCGCGATCCTGATCGCCGCCCCTCTGAAGATCAAGAACGGCACCGGCTCCCCGATCCGCGCCCTGGCGCTTGTCGCGCGGGGGTGA
- a CDS encoding phytoene desaturase family protein, which yields MAESFDAVVIGAGHNALAAALHLTRRGWRVGVFEQAPVAGGAVKTLELTLPGFRHDWAAMNLSLFAGSPFFKRYGAELAAHGAAFVPVNRPFASAFPDGRWCGVSTDPAETTANIARFSEADAETWTRLSQGFGAEAPHLFGLLGSPMQLRAFASFSIKTIRAKGIGGTLDLARFLAQTPRAFLTETFETEEVRAMLGAWGMHLDFAPDIAGGALFPYLEGMAGQAFGMALGQGGADTIIRALCKAIVAGGGQVETGVGVSAILRDGDRATGIALADGRRISARQVIAGVAPAALGRLAGPLTPAFDGAMARFGHAPGTMMIHLATDGLPDWAAGAALKSYAYVHLAPSLDQMARTYQEAQAGLLPAEPVLVVGQPTAFDPSRAPDGKHVIWLQVRMAPGTIRGDAAGTIAATDWAEAAEPFAERALAILERYAPGFRARILARHVVSPAALERDNPNLVGGDQICGSHHMAQHFLFRPARGHADGSTPIKNLHLTGAAVWPGAGTGAGSGFLLAQKLAGK from the coding sequence ATGGCTGAAAGTTTCGACGCCGTCGTGATCGGTGCAGGACACAATGCACTGGCTGCGGCGCTGCACCTGACGCGGCGCGGCTGGCGCGTCGGCGTCTTCGAGCAGGCCCCGGTGGCCGGTGGCGCCGTCAAGACGCTGGAGCTGACCCTTCCGGGCTTCCGCCATGACTGGGCGGCCATGAATCTCTCGCTTTTCGCGGGCAGCCCGTTTTTCAAGCGCTACGGCGCGGAGCTTGCGGCCCATGGCGCGGCCTTCGTGCCGGTCAACCGCCCCTTTGCCTCGGCCTTCCCGGATGGACGCTGGTGCGGCGTCTCGACTGACCCAGCGGAAACAACGGCCAACATCGCCCGGTTCTCCGAGGCCGATGCAGAAACCTGGACACGACTGAGCCAGGGCTTCGGCGCCGAGGCCCCGCACCTGTTCGGTCTGCTGGGCAGCCCGATGCAATTGCGTGCATTTGCATCTTTTTCGATCAAGACGATTCGGGCCAAGGGCATTGGTGGCACCCTTGATCTCGCCCGCTTCCTGGCCCAGACGCCCCGCGCCTTCCTGACCGAGACCTTCGAGACGGAAGAGGTCCGCGCCATGCTCGGCGCCTGGGGCATGCATCTGGACTTCGCACCGGACATCGCCGGCGGCGCGCTGTTTCCCTATCTGGAGGGCATGGCCGGCCAGGCCTTCGGAATGGCACTGGGTCAGGGCGGGGCCGACACGATCATCAGGGCCCTGTGCAAGGCGATCGTCGCCGGCGGCGGACAGGTGGAGACCGGTGTCGGCGTCAGCGCGATCCTGCGCGACGGGGACCGGGCGACCGGCATCGCGCTTGCGGACGGGCGGCGGATCAGCGCGCGCCAGGTGATTGCGGGTGTCGCCCCGGCCGCCCTCGGCCGCCTCGCCGGCCCGCTCACGCCGGCCTTCGACGGTGCCATGGCCCGTTTCGGCCATGCGCCCGGCACGATGATGATCCATCTGGCGACGGACGGCCTGCCGGACTGGGCCGCAGGTGCTGCGCTGAAGTCCTATGCCTATGTGCATCTGGCACCAAGCCTCGACCAGATGGCCCGGACCTATCAGGAAGCCCAGGCGGGGCTGCTGCCGGCCGAGCCCGTCCTCGTCGTCGGCCAGCCCACGGCCTTCGACCCGTCACGGGCACCGGACGGCAAGCATGTGATCTGGCTGCAGGTGCGCATGGCACCCGGCACGATCCGGGGCGATGCGGCCGGCACGATTGCCGCAACGGACTGGGCGGAGGCGGCCGAGCCCTTCGCCGAGCGCGCCCTGGCGATCCTGGAGCGCTATGCGCCGGGGTTCCGCGCCCGCATTCTCGCCCGCCACGTGGTCAGCCCGGCCGCGCTGGAGCGCGACAATCCGAACCTTGTCGGCGGCGACCAGATCTGCGGGTCGCACCACATGGCCCAGCACTTCCTCTTTCGTCCCGCCCGCGGTCACGCGGACGGGTCGACACCAATCAAGAACCTCCACCTGACTGGGGCAGCCGTCTGGCCCGGCGCAGGAACGGGGGCCGGGTCCGGCTTCCTGCTGGCCCAGAAACTCGCTGGAAAATAA
- a CDS encoding ABC transporter substrate-binding protein, with translation MELTRRTLLQGAAAGAFLAASGLPVRAAIDELVIAYNVNLPSWDPTVGPSAVNPTIQGLYQSVFDQFILQQPDLKPAPGLLTDWGWNEDKTQVWMMVREGVTWHDGSPLTAEDVAWSLARAANPDTGNPINFIWSTLTNHRTEGNIVTADVKQFDPTIFKWMYFLTGYVLPKAYFEKVGAAGFEAAPIGSGPYMVEKFERNAFVRLKAYPGYWGAKPEFETVTVKFVTDAAARVAEVESGSSHVTLEVPYEEYDRLKAKLNGVAAPVSDIGMIFLNDIDVMKDPNVRKAAAHAIDKQTIIDRLLSGYGVRIDTLQTPQYDAFDPSITVEYSPEKAIELLAASGYSKDKPVRFKIQTTKGFKPKDYEVIQAIVGLWRRVGIEAEIEVYEIAKHFELRAADALAPAAFYNWGNSVGDPTTSTGFAMFGPSPHSVWDGEDLTGMIAPLWGEQDEAKRILGWQAVDRYIADNALVIPLLQYVQPILSAQGVTVTPHASGALLPHLMKRA, from the coding sequence ATGGAACTGACACGCCGTACTCTCCTGCAAGGGGCCGCCGCCGGCGCGTTCCTTGCCGCTTCCGGCCTGCCCGTGCGGGCCGCGATCGACGAACTCGTCATTGCCTACAACGTCAACCTGCCGAGCTGGGACCCGACCGTCGGCCCCTCGGCCGTCAACCCGACCATCCAGGGCCTGTACCAGTCGGTGTTCGACCAGTTCATCCTGCAGCAGCCCGACCTGAAGCCGGCGCCGGGCCTGCTGACAGACTGGGGCTGGAACGAGGACAAGACCCAGGTCTGGATGATGGTGCGCGAGGGCGTCACCTGGCATGACGGCTCGCCGCTCACCGCCGAGGATGTGGCCTGGTCGCTGGCCCGCGCGGCCAATCCGGACACCGGCAACCCGATCAACTTCATCTGGAGCACGCTGACCAACCACCGGACGGAGGGCAACATCGTCACGGCCGACGTGAAGCAGTTCGACCCGACGATCTTCAAGTGGATGTACTTCCTCACCGGCTACGTCCTGCCGAAGGCCTATTTCGAGAAGGTCGGCGCGGCCGGCTTCGAGGCTGCTCCCATCGGCAGCGGCCCCTACATGGTCGAGAAGTTCGAGCGCAACGCCTTCGTCCGGCTGAAGGCCTATCCGGGCTACTGGGGCGCCAAGCCCGAGTTCGAGACCGTGACCGTCAAGTTCGTCACCGATGCGGCTGCGCGCGTGGCCGAGGTCGAATCCGGCTCGTCCCATGTCACGCTGGAAGTGCCCTACGAGGAGTACGACCGCCTCAAGGCGAAGCTGAACGGCGTGGCCGCGCCCGTGTCGGACATCGGCATGATCTTCCTCAACGACATCGACGTGATGAAGGATCCGAACGTCCGCAAGGCAGCCGCCCATGCCATCGACAAGCAGACGATCATCGACCGGCTGCTGTCGGGCTACGGCGTCAGGATCGACACGCTGCAGACGCCGCAATACGACGCCTTCGATCCGTCGATCACGGTGGAGTACAGCCCGGAAAAGGCCATCGAGCTGCTCGCTGCCTCCGGCTATTCCAAGGACAAGCCGGTCCGGTTCAAGATCCAGACGACCAAGGGCTTCAAGCCCAAGGACTACGAGGTCATCCAGGCCATCGTCGGCCTCTGGCGCCGCGTCGGCATCGAGGCCGAGATCGAGGTCTACGAGATCGCCAAGCATTTCGAGCTGCGTGCGGCCGATGCGCTCGCTCCGGCCGCCTTCTACAACTGGGGCAACTCGGTCGGCGATCCGACCACCTCGACCGGTTTCGCCATGTTCGGGCCCTCGCCCCATTCGGTCTGGGACGGCGAGGACCTCACCGGAATGATCGCCCCGCTCTGGGGCGAGCAGGACGAGGCCAAGCGTATCCTCGGCTGGCAGGCCGTTGACCGCTACATCGCCGACAATGCCCTCGTCATCCCGCTGCTGCAGTACGTCCAGCCGATCCTGTCGGCTCAGGGCGTGACGGTGACCCCGCATGCCTCGGGGGCCTTGCTGCCGCATCTGATGAAGCGCGCCTGA
- a CDS encoding ABC transporter permease: protein MQILRTLLLRLATTAVTLAGAAIIVFVVIRVVPGNPIAMMLPPGATEEDIRRLTALYGLDRSIPEQFLIWVGGVLQGDFGTSITARQPVLELVLGRLPATLELALMALVLAVLIGGATALAGTRERGTRVEAAVDVSNGMALSIPDFLWGLILVLLFGVLWPVFHISGRITPSLDLPFTTDFYLIESVLRLRFDLWLDLVSHMLLPALALAIPLAAIISQLLKQSLKETMHLDYVTLARTKGYGETRVITREALPNAILPTLTLVGVQFTFLIGGTVIIERLFSYEGLGNMAIDAVINRDLPLIQGIVLLFALIFTAVNLAVDLLYAVLNPRLRHA, encoded by the coding sequence ATGCAGATCTTAAGGACGCTCCTGCTCCGTCTGGCCACCACGGCCGTGACGCTGGCCGGGGCCGCGATCATCGTCTTCGTTGTCATCCGCGTCGTGCCGGGCAATCCGATTGCCATGATGCTGCCGCCGGGCGCGACCGAGGAGGACATTCGCCGCCTGACCGCCCTCTACGGGCTCGACCGGTCGATCCCCGAACAGTTCCTCATCTGGGTCGGCGGCGTGCTCCAGGGCGACTTCGGCACCTCCATCACCGCCCGCCAGCCGGTGCTGGAGCTGGTGCTCGGCCGGCTGCCGGCGACGCTGGAACTGGCCCTGATGGCGCTTGTCCTCGCGGTGCTGATCGGCGGGGCGACGGCGCTCGCCGGAACCCGGGAACGCGGCACACGGGTCGAGGCCGCCGTCGATGTCTCCAACGGCATGGCGCTGTCGATCCCCGATTTCCTCTGGGGACTGATCCTTGTGCTCCTGTTCGGGGTGCTCTGGCCGGTGTTCCACATTTCCGGCCGCATCACGCCGTCGCTGGACCTGCCCTTCACCACCGACTTCTACCTCATCGAGAGCGTGCTGCGGCTGCGCTTCGACCTGTGGCTCGATCTGGTCAGCCACATGCTGCTGCCCGCGCTGGCGCTGGCGATCCCGCTGGCGGCGATCATCAGCCAGCTGCTCAAGCAGAGCCTCAAGGAAACCATGCATCTGGACTACGTCACCCTGGCCCGGACGAAGGGCTATGGGGAAACGCGCGTGATCACGCGCGAGGCCCTGCCCAATGCCATCCTGCCGACCCTGACGCTGGTCGGCGTCCAGTTCACCTTCCTCATCGGCGGGACCGTGATCATCGAGCGCCTGTTCTCCTATGAAGGGCTCGGCAACATGGCCATCGACGCGGTGATCAACCGCGACCTGCCGCTGATCCAGGGCATCGTGCTGCTGTTCGCCCTGATCTTCACGGCGGTCAATCTGGCCGTCGATCTCCTCTACGCCGTTCTGAACCCGAGGCTTCGCCATGCTTGA
- a CDS encoding MarR family winged helix-turn-helix transcriptional regulator, which translates to MTETTQTYARLGEIGLTNFAPYLMNRIMGRYNAMIREEMADLGLTTPKMRALAVLSVVEGPLIRELAVYTVVEQSTLSRALDQLHGEGLIRREADMNDSRAVRVFLTETGRAAFETLWPHMAASAARLFQGIPEEEQRAFVATLQKMLTNIRKHEI; encoded by the coding sequence ATGACAGAAACGACCCAGACCTACGCCCGGCTCGGCGAGATCGGCCTGACCAATTTCGCGCCCTATCTGATGAACCGCATCATGGGCCGATACAACGCCATGATCCGCGAGGAAATGGCGGACCTGGGCCTGACCACCCCGAAAATGCGTGCGCTGGCCGTGCTGTCCGTGGTGGAGGGACCGCTGATCCGCGAGCTTGCCGTCTACACGGTGGTCGAACAGTCCACGCTCAGCCGGGCGCTCGACCAGCTGCATGGCGAGGGACTGATCCGGCGCGAGGCGGACATGAATGACAGCCGTGCGGTGCGGGTGTTCCTGACGGAGACCGGACGCGCGGCCTTCGAGACACTGTGGCCGCACATGGCCGCTTCGGCGGCCCGGCTGTTTCAGGGAATACCGGAGGAGGAGCAGCGCGCCTTCGTGGCGACCTTGCAGAAGATGCTGACCAACATCCGGAAACACGAGATCTAG